One stretch of Riemerella columbina DNA includes these proteins:
- a CDS encoding ribokinase → MKRTSYQPKIVVVGSSSIDLILNTPFHPAPGETIMAESFENFFGGKGVNQAVGVSRLGAQTYFIGCVGMDPYGQQILRHLIDEGINVGFVKEDSRNETGTAYVISANGENSIIVAPSANYSLKPKHIQNAEKVFDAADLVLTQLELSEETVLKTLELCKKHGKKLGIYASPARRLSQELIDYASFIVAKTNDLPIIFGENHHETILQKLPNRLFVRDGINSTIYYDGNEMKYLRNDPENGKEVFKMGVGDAFTSGFAVALCHGNTVNDCVKLGNTISLKVAEKRGSQKGLPHLKDLKLD, encoded by the coding sequence ATGAAACGTACTTCATATCAACCTAAAATAGTAGTAGTAGGAAGCTCATCTATAGATTTAATACTCAACACACCATTCCACCCAGCACCAGGCGAAACCATTATGGCAGAGTCTTTTGAAAACTTTTTCGGTGGTAAAGGTGTCAACCAAGCCGTGGGAGTTTCTCGGCTGGGCGCCCAAACTTATTTTATCGGCTGTGTGGGAATGGATCCTTATGGACAACAGATTTTACGGCATTTAATTGATGAAGGCATCAATGTAGGTTTTGTAAAAGAAGACTCCAGAAATGAAACTGGAACCGCCTATGTCATCAGTGCTAATGGCGAAAACAGCATCATCGTGGCACCTTCTGCCAACTATTCCCTAAAACCTAAGCACATCCAAAACGCAGAAAAAGTTTTTGATGCCGCAGATTTGGTGCTCACACAATTAGAGCTTTCTGAAGAAACGGTGCTTAAAACCTTAGAACTCTGTAAAAAACACGGCAAAAAATTAGGCATCTACGCCTCTCCAGCCCGCCGATTATCACAAGAGTTGATTGATTACGCCAGCTTTATCGTAGCGAAAACCAATGACTTACCTATTATTTTTGGCGAGAACCACCACGAAACCATTTTGCAAAAATTACCCAATCGCCTTTTCGTAAGAGATGGCATCAACTCCACTATTTACTATGATGGCAACGAGATGAAATACCTCAGAAACGATCCAGAAAACGGTAAAGAAGTGTTTAAAATGGGAGTGGGAGACGCCTTTACATCAGGGTTTGCGGTAGCGCTATGCCACGGCAATACGGTGAATGATTGTGTGAAACTCGGGAATACCATTTCTCTAAAAGTAGCCGAAAAAAGAGGCTCTCAGAAAGGATTACCTCATCTAAAAGACTTGAAATTGGATTAA
- a CDS encoding DUF4241 domain-containing protein — MNPIQNIAKLFSKGFVEHPLIESYDAGHLHLSTGQMVACDPLITNDMLPFETPFPKGDFPITVHREKDSHCIAYVEVAFSRNPTTQWQMATTAGQDPKTLVGEEIFGYPVQSGMGCLMDLETQTDLNALEQSLFQQKGDDFMGLYEEFFHHHFFDEKGAIDQYALLTPNEAKKNNIFAFETGYGEGFYASYIGYDATGAPTQLITEFIEIKID, encoded by the coding sequence ATGAACCCTATTCAAAATATTGCCAAATTATTTAGCAAAGGTTTCGTAGAACACCCGCTGATCGAGTCTTATGATGCGGGACACCTCCACCTCTCCACGGGGCAGATGGTGGCGTGTGATCCACTCATTACCAATGATATGTTGCCTTTTGAGACGCCTTTTCCCAAGGGCGATTTCCCCATAACGGTACACCGAGAAAAGGACTCGCACTGCATTGCCTATGTGGAGGTGGCTTTTAGCCGAAACCCTACCACGCAATGGCAAATGGCGACCACCGCAGGTCAAGATCCTAAAACGCTGGTGGGCGAGGAAATTTTTGGCTATCCCGTGCAATCAGGAATGGGCTGCCTAATGGATTTAGAAACCCAAACTGACCTCAATGCGCTGGAACAAAGCCTTTTCCAACAAAAAGGCGACGATTTTATGGGGCTCTATGAGGAATTTTTCCATCATCATTTTTTTGATGAAAAAGGCGCCATAGACCAATATGCGCTCCTCACGCCCAACGAGGCTAAAAAAAATAATATTTTTGCCTTTGAAACAGGCTACGGCGAGGGCTTTTATGCCTCCTACATCGGTTATGATGCCACAGGCGCCCCCACCCAACTCATTACAGAATTTATTGAAATTAAAATTGATTAA